In the Synergistaceae bacterium genome, one interval contains:
- a CDS encoding amino acid ABC transporter ATP-binding protein — translation MSLIEVKNLCKSFGSLSVLHDVNLTVDEGERIAIIGGSGCGKSVFLRSLELLEKPDSGQIFIDGEEITARGADVNRIRRKMGMVYQKFYLFSHMNVMDNLCLAPVRLAGMSRKEAESLAHEWLSKVGLTSKAHSMPAHLSGGQQQRIAICRSLMMKPKVLLFDEPTSALDPTMVGEVLAMIRMLTKHNMTMLIVTHEMNFAREVADRVLFFADRGIYEQGTPAEIFDSPKREKTVAFIRKLKYLSYEIRQKDFDLLEMQGRIHGFSEKYGLAAGLAYRLELCCEELVYEIISGCFADGQSVNIDLGISYSEADGSTAIDFAYTGKEFDPFRADDDDDIHLGVAMLRKIAKNIAHNYSDSVNRISIIL, via the coding sequence ATGAGCCTTATAGAAGTTAAGAATCTCTGCAAGTCATTCGGGAGTCTCAGCGTCCTTCATGATGTGAATCTTACTGTTGACGAGGGAGAAAGAATCGCCATAATCGGCGGCTCAGGGTGCGGGAAAAGCGTCTTTCTGCGTTCGCTTGAGCTTCTCGAAAAACCCGACAGCGGGCAGATATTCATTGACGGCGAGGAAATCACAGCCCGGGGTGCTGACGTGAACAGGATACGGCGGAAAATGGGAATGGTGTACCAGAAATTTTATCTGTTCTCGCACATGAACGTGATGGATAATTTGTGCCTCGCCCCCGTAAGGCTCGCGGGAATGTCCCGGAAAGAGGCCGAGTCCCTCGCGCATGAATGGCTGTCGAAAGTCGGACTCACGTCAAAAGCTCACTCAATGCCAGCGCATTTGTCCGGCGGCCAGCAGCAGAGAATAGCAATATGCCGCTCCCTCATGATGAAGCCGAAAGTGTTATTGTTCGATGAGCCTACGAGCGCGCTTGATCCCACGATGGTAGGGGAAGTGCTTGCGATGATTCGTATGCTGACGAAACATAACATGACGATGCTTATTGTTACGCATGAGATGAATTTTGCGCGTGAAGTTGCCGACAGGGTGCTTTTCTTTGCTGACAGGGGAATATATGAGCAGGGTACTCCGGCGGAGATATTCGACAGTCCAAAGCGTGAAAAGACAGTGGCATTCATCCGCAAACTGAAGTACCTTAGCTACGAGATACGGCAGAAAGATTTTGACCTTCTCGAAATGCAGGGGAGGATACACGGTTTCAGCGAAAAATACGGACTTGCTGCGGGGCTTGCGTACAGGCTTGAATTGTGCTGTGAGGAGCTTGTGTACGAGATAATTTCCGGGTGCTTTGCTGACGGGCAGAGCGTGAATATTGACTTGGGCATATCATATTCTGAGGCTGACGGCTCTACGGCGATTGATTTTGCGTACACGGGGAAAGAATTTGACCCATTCCGTGCAGATGATGACGATGATATTCATTTGGGCGTGGCCATGCTCAGGAAGATAGCGAAAAATATCGCGCATAATTATTCCGACAGCGTGAACAGAATCAGCATAATACTGTGA